One Coffea arabica cultivar ET-39 chromosome 5e, Coffea Arabica ET-39 HiFi, whole genome shotgun sequence DNA segment encodes these proteins:
- the LOC113743331 gene encoding syntaxin-132: MNDLLSDSFVSDEQHPTRGPDIEMGTRLTRNNSDLGMEAFNKQIQEVDKQVDKLSELLKKLKEANEESKSVTKASAMKAIRKRMEKDVDEVGKIARGVKGKLEALNRDNLANRQKPGCGKGTGVDRSRTNMTNALTKKFKDLMIEFQNLRQKIDDEYREVVERRVITVTGTRPDEETINHLIETGSSEQIFQTAIQGMGRGQVLNTLEEIQERHDAVKEIERKLLDLHQIYLDMAVLVEAQGDMLDNIETQVSTAVDHVQSGTTALQNAKKLQKKSRKWMCIAIIILLIIVAIIVVGVIKPWKSKGA, translated from the exons GATTCGTTTGTTAGCGATGAGCAGCATCCAACCAGAGGACCGGACATTGAGATGGGCACTCGGCTTACAAGGAATAATTCAGACTTGGGAATGGAAGCTTTTAATAAACAG ATACAAGAGGTTGATAAACAGGTGGACAAACTCTCTGAGTTACTGAAGAAACTCAAG GAGGCTAATGAGGAATCAAAGTCAGTTACAAAGGCCTCGGCTATGAAAG CCATCAGGAAGCGTATGGAGAAAGATGTTGATGAAGTGGGGAAGATTGCACGTGGAGTAAAAGGAAAATTGGAAGCATTAAACAGAGAC AACCTGGCAAATCGACAGAAGCCTGGGTGTGGGAAGGGAACTGGTGTTGACAGATCAAGAACAAATATGACAAA TGCCCTGACAAAGAAGTTTAAGGACTTAATGATAGAGTTTCAG AATTTGAGACAAAAGATAGATGATGAATATCGTGAAGTTGTGGAGAGGAGGGTGATTACAG TCACTGGAACCAGACCAGATGAGGAG ACAATTAACCACCTGATAGAAACCGGGAGCAGTGAACAAATATTCCAGACGGCTATTCAAGGAATGGGACGAGGACAG GTGCTAAACACCTTAGAAGAAATTCAGGAGAGACATGATGCTGTCAAAGAAATTGAGAGAAAGCTTCTTGACCTGCATCAG ATTTATCTTGATATGGCTGTCCTAGTTGAAGCTCAAGGAGACATGCTGGATAACATCGAAACTCAG GTGTCAACTGCAGTCGATCATGTCCAAAGTGGGACAACTGCACTTCAGAATGCAAAGAAACTTCAGAAGAAGTCTCGAAAATGGATGTGCATTGCCATTATTATTCTCTTAATAATAGTAGCTATTATAGTTGTTGGGGTAATTAAGCCCTGGAAGAGCAAGGGTGCTTGA
- the LOC113688393 gene encoding isocitrate lyase, with translation MASSFSVPSMIMEEEGRFASEVAEVQAWWNSERFKLTKRPYSARDVVALRGNLRQNYGSNEMAQKLWRTLKTHQANGTASRTFGALDPVQVTMMAKHLDSIYVSGWQCSSTHTTSNEPGPDLADYPYDTVPNKVEHLFFAQQYHDRKQREARMGMSREERARTPYIDYLKPIIADGDTGFGGATATVKLCKLFVERGAAGVHIEDQSSVTKKCGHMAGKVLVAVSEHVNRLVAARLQFDIMGTETVLVARTDAEAATLIQTNVDTRDHQFILGVTNPQLKGKSLATILGEAMAAGKTGPELQAIEDNWLSMARLKTFSDCVVDGIKRMNISEAEKQRRLDEWMYHSSFEKCLSNEEGRLIAERMGLNIFWDWDLPRTREGFYRFKGSVTAAIVRGWAFASYADLIWMETAGPDLVECTKFAEGVRSRCPEIMLAYNLSPSFNWDASGMTDEQMRDFIPRIAKLGYCWQFITVAGFHADALIVDTFAKDFARRGMLAYVEKIQREERNHEVDTLAHQKWSGANYYDRVLRTVQGGITSTAAMGKGVTEEQFKDTWTRPGAADIGDAASVVIAKSRL, from the exons ATGGCTTCATCTTTCTCGGTTCCATCAATG ATTATGGAAGAAGAGGGGCGATTTGCATCAGAAGTGGCAGAGGTGCAAGCCTGGTGGAACTCTGAGAGATTCAAGCTCACGAAAAGACCATATTCAGCAAGGGATGTCGTCGCGCTGCGCGGCAACCTTAGGCAAAACTATGGATCAAATGAGATGGCCCAGAAGCTCTGGAGGACTCTCAAAACTCACCAGGCCAATGGCACAGCATCAAGAACCTTTGGTGCTCTTGATCCTGTTCAAGTCACCATGATGGCCAAGCATCTGGACTCCATCTATGTCTCTGGGTGGCAATGCTCATCCACCCACACTACCTCAAATGAACCAGGACCTGACCTTGCTGATTATCCCTATGATACCGTTCCTAACAAGGTTGAGCACCTTTTTTTCGCTCAACAATACCATGACAGGAAACAAAGGGAGGCCAGAATGGGCATGAGCCGTGAAGAGAGGGCTAGAACTCCATATATTGATTACTTGAAGCCCATCATTGCTGATGGCGATACTGGATTTGGTGGTGCAACTGCAACTGTCAAGCTTTGCAAGCTTTTTGTGGAACGTGGAGCTGCTGGAGTCCATATTGAGGATCAGTCCTCCGTTACCAAAAAATGCGGTCACATGGCTGGCAAAGTTCTTGTTGCAGTGAGTGAACACGTTAATAGGCTGGTTGCTGCCAGGCTACAATTTGATATCATGGGTACAGAGACAGTTTTAGTTGCTCGTACCGATGCGGAAGCCGCAACATTAATCCAAACCAATGTTGATACTAGAGATCATCAGTTCATTTTGGGTGTTACTAATCCACAACTCAAGGGGAAGAGTTTAGCCACTATCCTAGGTGAAGCAATGGCTGCTGGTAAAACAGGACCAGAGCTTCAAGCTATTGAGGATAACTGGCTATCAATGGCACGATTGAAAACATTTTCTGATTGTGTAGTTGATGGAATCAAGAGGATGAATATCAGTGAAGCTGAGAAGCAGAGGAGGTTGGACGAGTGGATGTATCATTCAAGTTTCGAGAAATGCTTGTCAAACGAGGAAGGAAGACTGATTGCTGAAAGAATGGGACTTAATATTTTCTGGGATTGGGACCTGCCTAGAACCAGAGAGGGTTTCTACAGATTTAAGGGATCTGTGACGGCTGCTATTGTTCGTGGCTGGGCTTTTGCTTCATACGCTGATCTAATTTGGATGGAGACTGCTGGCCCTGACTTGGTTGAATGCACAAAATTTGCTGAAGGAGTGAGGTCCAGGTGCCCTGAGATCATGTTGGCTTACAATCTCTCACCTTCTTTCAACTGGGATGCATCAGGAATGACTGATGAGCAGATGAGAGATTTCATTCCCAGAATTGCCAAATTGGGCTATTGTTGGCAGTTCATTACCGTGGCCGGTTTCCATGCTGATGCTCTTATTGTTGACACATTTGCTAAGGATTTTGCAAGAAGAGGAATGCTTGCATATGTGGAGAAAATTCAAAGAGAGGAAAGGAACCATGAGGTTGATACACTAGCCCATCAGAAATGGTCCGGAGCAAATTACTATGACAGAGTCCTGAGGACTGTCCAGGGAGGCATCACTTCCACTGCTGCTATGGGCAAAG GAGTGACAGAAGAGCAGTTCAAAGATACTTGGACTAGGCCAGGAGCAGCAGACATTGGTGATGCTGCTAGTGTTGTCATTGCAAAGTCAAGATTGTGA